One Gossypium hirsutum isolate 1008001.06 chromosome A11, Gossypium_hirsutum_v2.1, whole genome shotgun sequence genomic window carries:
- the LOC107904602 gene encoding probable RNA-binding protein 18 isoform X2 produces MKGVRADYIAALIKMFSPYGKIISEDFLWHTRGPKRGEPRGFAFIQYSTKEEAKLAKEKMHGRLACGRPLMVRLASEKYLEEAAAQNSSKAGCNTIKSGTTSTISGQVSRSAKIAATKNKLKALDEERDGAKKPKAS; encoded by the exons ATGAAAGGAGTGAGAGCAGACTATAT AGCTGCTCTGATTAAGATGTTTTCTCCATATGGAAAGATTATATCTGAAGATTTCTTATGGCACACTCGTGGCCCCAAACGCGGAGAACCACGAGGGTTTGCCTTTATCCAATACAGCACAAAAGAG GAAGCTAAATTGGCCAAGGAGAAGATGCATGGGAGATTAGCTTGTGGTCGACCATTAATGGTTCGTCTAGCTAGTGAGAAATACTTGGAGGAAGCAGCAGCACAGAATTCTTCCAAAGCCGGATGCAATACAATTAAAAGCGGCACCACTAGTACCATCTCGGGACAAGTGAGTCGCAGTGCCAAAATAGCTGCGACTAAGAACAAATTGAAAGCCTTGGATGAAGAGAGGGATGGCGCGAAGAAGCCTAAAGCCAGCTAA
- the LOC107904602 gene encoding probable RNA-binding protein 18 isoform X1 gives MDPRSFADERSESRLYVGNLDLRITEAALIKMFSPYGKIISEDFLWHTRGPKRGEPRGFAFIQYSTKEEAKLAKEKMHGRLACGRPLMVRLASEKYLEEAAAQNSSKAGCNTIKSGTTSTISGQVSRSAKIAATKNKLKALDEERDGAKKPKAS, from the exons ATG GATCCTAGGAGTTTCGCTGATGAAAGGAGTGAGAGCAGACTATATGTCGGAAACCTTGATCTAAGAATAACTGA AGCTGCTCTGATTAAGATGTTTTCTCCATATGGAAAGATTATATCTGAAGATTTCTTATGGCACACTCGTGGCCCCAAACGCGGAGAACCACGAGGGTTTGCCTTTATCCAATACAGCACAAAAGAG GAAGCTAAATTGGCCAAGGAGAAGATGCATGGGAGATTAGCTTGTGGTCGACCATTAATGGTTCGTCTAGCTAGTGAGAAATACTTGGAGGAAGCAGCAGCACAGAATTCTTCCAAAGCCGGATGCAATACAATTAAAAGCGGCACCACTAGTACCATCTCGGGACAAGTGAGTCGCAGTGCCAAAATAGCTGCGACTAAGAACAAATTGAAAGCCTTGGATGAAGAGAGGGATGGCGCGAAGAAGCCTAAAGCCAGCTAA